In Carassius auratus strain Wakin unplaced genomic scaffold, ASM336829v1 scaf_tig00000254, whole genome shotgun sequence, the following proteins share a genomic window:
- the LOC113068848 gene encoding ERBB receptor feedback inhibitor 1-like gives MASAQPCWDQHNDHHTMDKLFFGFGSESMDHSLRMYQQNSANVGFERKMSGSYSPCLTPKTPNSTQLLFSSQCHPPAGDQVVPSLQKLSVYEHIPPCSPRRTTKPLPPLPDIGDLSSDEAEDDEVEFFSSTSESQCLVPKTPSFQYGLPGRRSFRGKGQINFAYHAGPQWEHTVTANQDRPQRRLHRSNSGPAGSYKATNFRPNGLHRSPHSHPQEKPEVPPRVPIRPRFSESTDSRRPSTSDFDADKPPEVPPREPISQVIPRAISPKSLPIYVNGVMPPTQSFAPYPEYVSKAQHKQSCEGLPDPRSPCILPIMEDGKKVSSTHYFLLPHRPGYLDKFERFFKESDS, from the exons ATGGCCTCAGCCCAACCATGCTGGGATCAACACAATGACCACCACACCATGGATAA GCTGTTTTTTGGATTTGGTTCGGAGTCCATGGACCACAGCTTGAGAATGTATCAGCAAAACTCTGCAAACGTGGGCTTTGAAA gaaaGATGTCTGGCTCCTATTCTCCATGTCTAACTCCCAAGACCCCAAATTCTACACAGCTGCTGTTTTCCTCTCAGTGCCACCCACCTGCAGGAGACCAGGTGGTTCCTTCCTTACAGAAACTGTCTGTTTACGAACACATACCGCCTTGTTCGCCCAGGAGAACAACTAAACCCCTCCCACCCCTACCGGACATAGGCGACCTGTCTTCTGATGAAGCAGAAGATGATGAGGTGGAGTTTTTCTCCAGCACATCTGAGAGCCAATGTCTGGTGCCTAAAACCCCGTCCTTCCAGTACGGCTTGCCAGGGAGGCGCAGTTTTCGGGGGAAAGGTCAGATAAACTTTGCGTATCATGCAGGACCTCAATGGGAGCACACGGTTACAGCGAACCAAGACAGACCCCAGCGCCGGCTGCATCGCTCCAATTCTGGCCCTGCCGGATCCTATAAAGCCACCAACTTCAGACCGAACGGCCTTCACCGTTCGCCTCACAGCCACCCGCAGGAGAAACCCGAAGTCCCGCCTCGTGTCCCAATCCGTCCTCGCTTCAGTGAAAGCACAGACAGCAGGCGGCCATCAACAAGTGACTTTGATGCAGACAAACCTCCTGAAGTGCCACCAAGGGAGCCCATTTCTCAGGTCATACCACGTGCCATTAGTCCAAAAAGTCTCCCGATTTATGTCAATGGGGTAATGCCTCCTACTCAGAGCTTTGCTCCCTATCCGGAGTACGTCAGTAAGGCTCAACACAAGCAGAGCTGTGAGGGCTTGCCAGATCCCCGGAGCCCCTGTATTCTGCCCATCATGGAAGATGGGAAGAAAGTCAGCAGTACCCATTACTTCCTCCTCCCTCATCGACCCGGGTACTTGGACAAGTTTGAGAGGTTTTTCAAAGAATCGGACTCCTAG